The Silene latifolia isolate original U9 population chromosome X, ASM4854445v1, whole genome shotgun sequence genome contains the following window.
TAACAAACTATGTTAATTAAAATATGTTAAACTTAGGTTGTATATAGATTCTCGATATTAATACAAAATACTCACATTATaccgaaaaagaaaaagaaaatatgctaAGCtttttaataaaatatgtcattgtCATTTATAATCTACTTCTAAAATCCGCGTAATCTCTTAGACAACACCAACCTATAATAACCCATATATCCatacatacaattaattaaataaaaaaattgaaTTAGTCCCACACTCAACACCCTCTTATATGAGTCAAAGATGTTCTTTATCACAAAAATTCAACTTATCATGCAAACTAATTTCTTTAATAGGTAACTTCTTTAATACAACTTGTGGTAAAATAAAACTTAATAAAAAAACTCTTGATTAACATAATTTTTCGGGCAAATAAAAACCAAAGAAAAAGTAAGAGTATACATGTCACATACTCCATGCATTAAGGAAACACTAAGCATGTACACCTTCCAcgtatttatttttctctcaattttagaaagtatttataatttatatatttatatataagctgaaattaaaagaagaaaaaaatcaaaaaaaagttAAGAAATTGATGGGGGAACCTCAAAGATCAGAAGAAGCCATGCAAACAATTGCATCCAAGGCACCAATTACAGCAATTAGGCCTATCAAAACTGATTTGGAGTCTAAACTTCCTAAGCCTTGTAattattttctccttttttttatttttttgctatttcataattttatttatattttttttaattaattttagatCCCATATTCCCATTATGTCAATTTTAAGTATGATGAGTTAGATGTCTCTTAGACAAGTGATCAGAGTTCGATTCATGACCCCATTGCAAATGAAAAACTAAACCTGGAATTGGTCTACCTATTAAGTTGCCTTCAATACTCGAAAAAGATGTCCTACTGTCTATCCTGATCAACATAAAAAAAAACGTTCAAATTGTGAACAAATTGAATGAATATTAGACTATATAAAATTTTATCGTTTAGGTGATAAAGATTTTTTTAATCATATATATTATTAATAATTCTTATATGAGGCGGGTTTTTGGTATATTAATTAGTATAATACTCGAAAAAGATGTCCTACTGTCTATCCTGATCAACATAAAAAAAAACGTTCAAATTGTGAACAAATTGAATGAATATTAGACTATATAAAATTTTATCGTTTAGGTGATAAAGATTTTTTTAATCATATATATTATTAATAATTCTTATATGAGGCGGGTTTTTGGTATATTAATTAGTATTATCTTACACTAATTTAGTAAGAGACGATCTTTGAAGATACTATTTAGAAGATTTGGCGCTTAAAAGAGTTTCGGTTTTGGAATGGCAAAGGACGATCCATATAAGGTTTCATTACGTAAGGTTGATAGAGATATTACCATAACAGAAAGTTTGAAATATCTTTATAACTAATTCGTTCTTTAATTGTAGAGTGATGATCATGAAAACTTCTATGACTTGTAACGGTATTACTTCTTATATAAAATAATCAGAAATGAATGCGTGTGTTCAATCCAATTTGAAATGCGAGTTACGTGCATGACTTGCGCGAGTGGTTTTTTATGGTACACGTCTCTATGATATGGCAAACGCACTTTTAGGTTTCACGTTTTTTAAACAAGTAGTCGTGTGTTTGATTTCTGACGGTTTTCAACTCTTGGGAGTTTAAAATCTAATTTCGGACGAGTATATATAGTGAATCCATtaatcaaagttaaacaaatgaataaGGCAGAGCAAGTAGTATATCATAATtcgaaaggtaaataaatgactagGACGTAGGCAGTACTTAGAGGGTATTCCTTAGCATTGCTCATTAATTTCACCGGTTAGTTTTGTATGATTTGTTTGTTTTATACTCGTATATGGCAACATTTCTAGATCGTATTTCTAAGTTATTTAATTACTCGTATTTGTTTTAAGTTTTAAAAGATTGATCTCACATTATTTATGTTATTAGACCGTTTCATATAAGTTTTCATGGCTGGCGATGTATAGACTTGGCTCGAGCAGTGGCAGCACCAGATACGGATAATGTAAATGGGACATGGAGTCACAAACATAACAATATGTCCGTGCTCCAACAACACGTTGCCTTCTTCGATCAAAATGCTGACGGAATTATTTACCCTTATGAGACCTTCAAAGGTATCATCGTATTCATAAACCGCGCTAAGTAATTGTTTCCCGATAGTAATATACCGAGTGGAAGAAATAGCGATTGCTTAATACTCCTATGCATGTTTGCAGGATTTCGCAACCTAGGTTTCAATGTCTTTGCTTCTTTCATCTTCATGATTCTTGTTCATGTAACCATGAGTTATCCTACATTGCCGGTAAATCTCACTTTGAATTATGTCGTGTTTCCTAAGATAACCGTGAATTATTGCTACTCGATATTAGTACTAGCATTGATACGATTTCAAAATTACTATCCGTTGGAGGTGGCAACCAAAACTTTCAATTTAATACACTACCTAGGACCAAGTTCCTTAATGAATTTGAGTTGCCCCCTCCCCTTTCCTCGCCACTTGCGTGGCGAGCAGGGGCGGCCAGTGAATTCGGGAGGCCCTGTTCCGATTCTTAGGTTGAGGCCCAAAACAATTAATTGTCATTTACTTGAGCTCCTAAACGAAaactattaaaaaaaatattgagAAAAAAAGGAAAGGTTAAGATATATGAAAAAAAAATGCTATGATTTATTTTAGGCATATACTTAAAACACAAATTATATAAATAAGACCGTTTTATAATTCATATCATGAGACAATTCACTTTTATAAAATATACGGTACTTCATATTTGTTTATTTGTAATAAATATCTTGTCTTTTATAGAATAAAAATGTCTTACACaataattaataatttaatataaagagtaatataaataaaagaaattaaaataTGGAGATATAACAAAAGAACCGAGAACTGAGAAAGGTAAAAAATTGTACTTTTCTGTGACCCACTTAAATCTGCCTATTGATGGGAAATGGGGATGCACGTGTGTTTTGGGTAAACAAAGATGCTATGAAGTGTAGAGTAGTGACTTTACAGGAGCAGTGAGGATCctctgtcccacttttgtgtTCCATTTCGTGTCCCACTCCATACACATTTTGACACATCAACACACCACCATATTTATTGTGTATTTTTTATTTGCATCAAATGATGTGTCAAGATGTGTATGGAGTGGGACACGAAATgggacacaaaagtgggacagagGATCCTCACTGTTACAGGAGTAGTCCAAAAGGAGGAAAAAAGTCAAAATCATTTTCATTTAATGTTATGAATTGAACTTAGATTTTGGGGCCCTATTTCCCCTTGGGCCCCTCTGCTGTGAACCTAATTGCACAACCTTTGGGCCACCCCTGGTGGCGAGTAGCCGTTGACACACCTATATGCCTAACTGTTAGTATAAAACTGATCTTGGGAcctcaaccaaaagcttaagctgatggttgGAGTCCAAGATCGATTTTATACTCTAACATTAACCTAATTTAATGTAATTCACATTGCAGTCATGGTTTCCGTCACCTTTCTTCCCGATTTACATAGAAAACATACACAAGGCTAAGCATGGAAGCGATACAGCAACCTATGACACCGAGGGAAGGTAATTGTATATACATGACTCCATATTATTGATTTAATTCCGTCGAATTAGATTAATGAGTGGGATTGCAGGTTTGTTCCAGCAAATATTGAGAACATATTTAGCAAGTACGGCCACACCAAGCCCGATAAGCTCTCGCTTAAAGAACTCTGGCAGATGACTCAGGCAAATAGAAATGTGTTCGATTTTTTCGGATGGTATTTATCTGTTCCTTACTATTTGATCCTTTGGCATTTTCTCTTTTTTTGCTTTTCACCGAGTTGGATACGTAAGACCGTCTCATACATATTTTTTTTGATATGATTCATAGAATGTCTTTGTGAATTGGTATATCGAATGTCATAGATGTGTGATTTCAGGGCTGCAAGTAAGATCGAATGGGGAGTTCTTTACATGATTGCTAAAGACGATGAAGGGTTCTTGTCAAAAGAATCGGTTAGGCGTTGTTTCGATGGAAGCTTGTTCGAATACGTTGCCAAGGTGCACAAGGCAAGAAATGGCCCTAAGAAAATGGCATAGATATGTCAAAGCTATCGGCCgggtgcttttttttttttttttctttctttctaagCTAAGGTCTTAGATGAAATTAAGGTTTTTTAAcgtcgtcttttgtcaattcacATCGAACTTTAGTTATGGTAACCATACCTAGAGCACAATATAATTAGCTTAACAATTTGACATTTGCAAAGTTGTAACTTTGTTGCAAAGGTTATATTTTAAAGCACTGGAAATCGAAAAATCAAAGAAAATATCAACGTTTGTTAGAGTTCatatgttgtttattttgatgCTCATGTGAAACATAAATTAGCTTAATGTTATAAAGTCGCCTTAAGTTTTAGACGGTttcaaatgagattttgtgatcagATTAATGTTCGTCTATTACTATAAGGACGTACATGTCAGAAAATATAGATTAATCGACGGATTAAGGTAAAATAGACGACGAAAAAAGGGACAATTGCATATAATTCAAATTACCAAACTAAAATCGAACTGAAATCGACAACGTAATAACTGAAAATAAACGAAACACGCTTGCTAATACAAAGGAAAGAGCAAATTGATCAACAACGCCTGGTACAAAAGCAGCGGCGACGGAAACCGACACAATCGCCACCAGAGTAGCCTTCAGTACGGCAAACCATGGCGCAGTTATGGTCCCTCACACAGGTTCCCCTGAAATGGTGACTCTGTGTCTGGCATACTCTTGCTTCACCATGTTGCACCATCTCTGTTACCATTATTATATCCAACAATAATCCGTTATATTATTATAATCACAATcttgtctcaatcatttatttacctttaattaaatatcgctgaaaaaaaaatataaaaagttTTAAGTAAACGAATTGACGGAGACAAATGACTTATTGACATTAAATTAGGAAACATCATAGACAGTAAAACGGGACACGATTAATATTTTTGTGAAAGTTTTGGCGATTAATATTTTTAccatattttattaaaaatatttttCTGTGAAACGTTCATTATTACATGGATTTTTAATGGTGTATCGTAAGGAGAGACGTAAGAAAAACTCGTTATCCTAACTAAGGACTAGGAAGGCATGCAAATATGCAATccataataggaatatttataatagttgggcctcaaccattaccttaaggttttggttgagatggttcatctatcatggtatcagccACAGTGTGgccgaaggtcacgggttcaaatcctgacaacctcaaaactcctcaaaaactcgaagtgaaAACCCAACCGTGTGGAGTcaactcgaagtggaaaccctGCACACGGTACGGgagagccggtgcacaactaaccactcttcaagcccaacgagtatttgagtgagggagcgtagtcaatagtttatatttactttatttttctcGTATTTAGGACACACGTAATAAAAACCCGTCATGTTTAATAAAGGACTACAAAATACAaatgcatgcatgcatgcatgtGTATGAGCATGAGATCGAGAAAGAAACTTACGAGAAGTAAAGCAGATTAGCAACAACATGAAAAAGACGATTGATTTTTTCTCCATTGTATATATAGTGATTATTTCTTTGTGAATGTATAGATAATATGATGATATGCTTATTAATTCACCTCTATTTATATTGGCAAGTGAAAGTAATAGGAAATATATAAAAATTGTAATTTGAAATTTGAATATCAAGTTCCAAAGATTTAACTCAAATGATGACAAGGTGAGGCAGAATCTCACTATGTACATACACGTTGAGAAAAGGTACTTCACCGACATGCATGTCTTACAACACGTACATACATACATACTCCATGGATTGGTTCAGGAAATTGTACCTTGAACGGATAAAAATATAAAAGTGATACGCTTTATACAAATCTACTTTGTCAAGTTAATTTTGAGATtgcaaattcttattttagaagGCTGCTTTTCGTTTGAAATTTTAGACGGGTTTATGTGATtattttatggttaaatgtaACCAAAATGATATAGTCAGCTAGTAACTTGTTTTTTAATAGTGGTTACATTTGActgtaaaatggttataaaatctCGTCTTATTGCTTCAGACGTTTATTTTAAGTGATCAAAGCTTGAAACTCTTATAATGGTTAAATTTGAAGATGGTCGATTTAATTTGACTCAAAACGACATAAAAGATTGATTATAAATGAACATTTTATAATAATGACCAAACTCACACGGTCACACCTATTGAGCCGATATGAATAACTTGGATCAATTCGAAATGTCCTTATTACAACAAACGGGACATGACTCGAGTCAATTCGGATGTTAGACTCATTCGACAACTATATTTTCATTCTATGTGACTTATTTAGATGTTAGTGATATCCGGTTTATatgtaaaattgttttaatatatagtACATAATCAATTGATATATAACCATTTATTAAGGATTTAAGGGATTAGTATGAATGTTACCGATGCGAAAAATTACCGTACTGGTCTGACCTAGAATAAAGCAACACCACCGACCACTTTTTCATGAAGTAAGAGCCGCTTATGCCCTATGATTCGCTAATAGTCGGTCCTAGTACACGGATTATTCTAATCTCACacattactccgtattatttaagACGGATGTATTACttttaaaattaaatcaagtttttagttttagttttataaatattactcCGTATGATAATAAGATAAGTTGTTTAGATATTAGTAGAAACATAGTAGTCTCTAGGGGTGCCCATCAAGTAGACTACGCTTCGACTAGACCCGTATTCGGGCCGGGTTAGGGCTGGGCGGGCCGGGCTCTTTCGGTCAGACTCGGACCACACAAGAGGGACGGGCTTGGCCGGGCCTAGGGCCGAGACGGGCTGGGTTGGTGGGCCTAACATAAATTTTATTATTTTCCCTAAAATAGACGGGCCAGGGCGGGCAGGAAAATGGATCCCGGGCCAGGCTAGGGCGAAGGGGCGGGCCAGGCGGGCCATGTATGGTGGCGGGCTGGGGTGAGTTGGGCCTTGCTGGCTCATGTTGTTGGCCAGCTTTACGTTTCGACTACTATGTACTCCGTATCATTTTGTGGTGGTACACTAGTACCTAAACCTATTTTTGTGACAAAACAAAATTGTCTTTCTAAAGTGGAGACTAGGTTTAAAAATTTAAGTCTCTTACAGTATGAATTTTTTTATTTAAGTCGTAAAATATGAATAACTTTTAATCAGCTTGTTATCGATTTAAGTTTTAAGTCCGGCCCTTTTAGTTATTTTGATGAGTTGTTTCAAACTCGGATTTCGTATGTGGAGTTAATTTCGGATCAGGCATAGACATTTGGGTCATTGGGTGTTATTAAGTCGTACGTGTTAAAGTCATGACGTTGTGAATTGTGATTCACCTAATTAACCTTTATTATCTTCAATCTACCTACAGTCGCAAATTCATAAAAGTTCATTTGATGAATATATTTGCAAATCTATAAATAGTTGAATAGCTACTCGCGTATTGTAGAAAATGAGAAAGGTTCTTAGAAACACATTCCATTTAGAAAGGTTCATCACACATTCAACAAGAATTAAAAAACTACCAAGGGAATAACATTGTTGTGACCCTTGACAGTTAGAAAATTAAAGCAACAGATAACATGATGAGTTGTTGACAATAGTTATAAGGGGCCGCCCAGGCTACTAGCAAAGCTTAGTGCAGAAGCAACGACGGCGGAAACCGCGGCAACGTCCACCGGAGAAACCTTCATTGCGGCAAACATAGGAACAGTTATGGTTGCGGCCACAGGGTCCTTTGAAGTAGTGGCTTAGTGACTGGCACATCCTTCCCTCTGCTGGCTTCACTCCCTCTGCATATGCATTATATTCACTCTTTTGTTATTTAAACACTATGGTTTAGTGGCGAAATCAGGATTCGTAGTTAAAGCTATCTCTATAAGGTGGGCGAAAAAGCTACCCCGGTAGGATATTTGTTTCGTTTTTTCAATCTACGAGGGATATGTTACTTAAAGGTAAATAAAATATTGAGACGACgtgaattttaattaaaagattcatatttgtcaattgtcattgcTAACTTGCTCTATGTACAATCAAGGTACTTTTTGAGATGGCACTAAAAGTTGGATAATGTGGCGGACCtgatatgttaaataattaaaatgaaatgagtaaataaatgattgagatagAGTTATGAAGGAAGTATTAAAAAAAAGGAATAGAGAAATAATACTCTCTTCATTTTTCTATTTTTACCCCATTTGCGTGCTTTATTGCGGTTTTCAAGACGTCACTTTGACCGTATTTTTCAATGCCTATGTTATTCTttttgcttgaaattttttttcGTGAAAGTTGTCTTGATATTAATGGTAATGTATTAGTTTTATAAATACATAGTTTTTATTCTCCAAtgtattgacggtcaaagtttaaAACTTTGACCTCTAAAAAGCGAATGAGGTGAAAATAGGAAGATAGAAGGAGTAATATTCATATCAACCCACAACTTCAGAGTAGCTATCATGTTGCATCTACCGTTAAAATCtaaatttcccaaaaaaaaaccTAAATAGTGATTGACGTAGTAGACATGCATGCATGCAAATAAGTCTTTCTTAAAACCGTTAAATAAAATTGTGAGCGTAGTCTTAACTTATAACGattttaaacaagaatttgtataCGGAGTATGTTTGATAATACGTAAACGTGTTAAAAGAAGGATGCATGGGGACTTACGGGAGGCAAAGAGAACGAGGAACAAAATGCAAAACCCAAAGAATTTCTTGTCCATGGTTAAGCACTTAAGCCTAGCACTTCTTCCAAACGCTTTGATATTCCaaactcacaaaaaaaaaaacttaaaagaaAACTATATTGGTTGTGTAGTGTACGTATAGATGTCCGCTGCTCTTTATAAAGAGTTGAGGATACAACTTACAAGATgcttattaaaaaaaaatctatATAATACCGCTTtggtttcattcatttgtttatatttaattaaaatacATCTTATAAATAATTAAAAAGATAAATAATTGACTGGGTCGAAGGGCGCATGTGTGTCTAGAGTCTAGAGTGATTATCCCATGTAAAGTGTTCCAATTAATTATTCGTTATACAAAAACATAAAAGAGACGGTTATTCTCTAAGTTATTAAAAGATACTCCATAATTGGGATTAATTTTTGATAAAGAAATGAAAACTGAGATTTTGATATCTTCATTTTAGGTATAAAAAGTTCACATGCAACTTTCTTTTGAAGAATTGGTTTTTTACTAAAAGAATACCAGAACTTTGCTGATAAAGTTATGTCACATGCACGCCACACCTCTTCATAATGGACGTATGGTGCATAGTGCACTCTGCATAGTGCAGCAATAATATGTGTATTGTATAATGCAGGactgagcaaaaaatccgatttcGAACTGATCCGATATTCGATtcgaatttttggatatccgatccgaaagttaagtttgatttggatatctgatccgaaatctttggttttggtttggatatggatattagaattaaaacatttggatatccaatctgatccgaaactatagttttctagtataatttcgagaaaataaaattttatttgatacaacaacttaattaatgtttaaattattagagaaatatctaggtgATACTTCAATTTTATAGcgagaacattggaataagaatacGAAAGAAAAGCATCATGTAaaactatgaatataatcgtgtttcaaacttaattttaaagtaaattcaaaagtatggatatccgttGGATATATCCGATCcaattattttggatacccgaacattggatatccgagacatttggtttggatattggatatttaacttcaggatttctaatatggatatccgatccgaactaatattttggatcaaatacccgatccgtactctgccctagTATAATGTGTGGAAATGGATCTCTCCATTTCTTTCTTTCCAtttcctctccatttcctctcttaaactcatttaataatatttttcccaCCAAACTTCATTATCCCTTTATTTTTACCCATAAATTTTGAACCGTTCGATTATGCCTATTTAAACCACCAAAAGGAAATGACCTCTTCATTTCTTTTTAGAAAATGGAGAGAAACTCTCATGGTATAATGTATAGCCAAGCTACTTTGTTTCAAGTAGGTCCATGGATCTTACAAATTACTCGTAATAAACAACACAGATAAGAGATTATTGTTTTAGATCAACCATTTCCGTCTTTACTAAAGAGATCGAATTTTATGACCATTTTACAGACAAATATAATCATAATAGTAAAGTTAACATTACATGTTATGGTAATTTAACTTTGTTGGATTAAAACAACTTATCCAACACAAGTTACACACACAAGGTTTTAATTAAGCTAAGTGTTACATGTACAAGTATTGATGATGTACATGTAACATTAGGGGCTAAATAAATGTGGATGCATGTTTGTTTAGGATGACGTAGAAATCAAATGAATTACTTTAATTCATTTGTGTGGTAACATGAACTGACGTTATATTTTAATGTCATAAGGTCACTTCATGTTACCAcacaaatgaattaaaataattcATTTGATTTCTACGTAATCTTAAATAAACATGCATccacatttatttacttttacggtttacttgtcgattggtttcttccgttgcgcgtgggagattggcgctaattttccaacagtggtatcagagccactagGCTCGGTCTGGTGGCTGGTTTAATTGGCAAGGATGTCAAATATGGGGGTCTCAATTTGAAGTACCAAAATTTGATGGTAAAAGTAGTTTCACCCTTTGGCAAAGAAGGATGAAAGATCTTCTGGTACATCTTGGCTTGGCTAGAGCCTTAAAAGGAGATGATGGTAAGTcggagaagatgagtgatgacaaCTGGGAAGAGGTTTGCACCAAGTGTGCAAGTACTATTAGATTGTGCATCTCGGATTCAGTCATCAATTGTGTTTTTGATAATGACTCTCCATCGGTGATATGGGAAAAGTTGGAGAAGCTCTACATGGCGAAGAGTTTCACCAACAAGTTGCTTTAATTTTGAAGCGGCGGTTATATCGGTTGAGGATGGATGAGGTTGATAATTTAATTGGACATGTAAATTTGTTCAATGGACTGTTAGACGAGTTAAAGAAGATCGAAGTAAAGCTTGAGGAGGAAGATAAGGCATTAAGTTTGGAAGTGTTACATGTACAAATTATGGATTATGTACATGTAACATTAGATGTGATTAAATGATGTGAATTCATTTGTTTTTTACATTAAGTGAAAAACATATGAATTGTTTTAATTAATTGGTGAGTAACGTCAAGTGATTTTATTATTGTAAAATATAACGTCACTTCACATTACTATATAAAGGATGACAAATCATTTGGAAAACATATCTCACAAAATGTAATCAAACAAAATGACTAAAAAAAGTCGGGGTTTGAGGGTGAGGTGGAGTACAATGGGtgtttttatacaataatttaggaggttactctaggGGTGATATTAGTGACATTGACTAATATTACTGGAGCGCTAGAGGTTGTTATCTTATACTATTGTGGGTTTCGAATTGGTATTAATTCTACGATTTACGTTATCTCAgtactatattattatagtggattatagtcgatttggctagtgggttttacttccggtttggaaggttttgccctAGATTTGACCCTAAAATATTGTCTCATCTTAAtattgcttacatttatttacttttaaggtTTACTTGTCGATTGGTTTCTTCTGTTGCGCGTGAGAGATTGACACTAATTTCCCAACAAACTTATTTTttaaaaatggtcacatttaaTTATTTCTTTTATGTATAACACAAATTTTCATTATAGACGGTGTATCCGTCTTATCTATAGACgggccaaatatccacccactttaagcaaAACGGGC
Protein-coding sequences here:
- the LOC141619821 gene encoding putative peroxygenase 3, with the protein product MGEPQRSEEAMQTIASKAPITAIRPIKTDLESKLPKPYLARAVAAPDTDNVNGTWSHKHNNMSVLQQHVAFFDQNADGIIYPYETFKGFRNLGFNVFASFIFMILVHVTMSYPTLPSWFPSPFFPIYIENIHKAKHGSDTATYDTEGRFVPANIENIFSKYGHTKPDKLSLKELWQMTQANRNVFDFFGWAASKIEWGVLYMIAKDDEGFLSKESVRRCFDGSLFEYVAKVHKARNGPKKMA